Proteins encoded by one window of Dreissena polymorpha isolate Duluth1 chromosome 11, UMN_Dpol_1.0, whole genome shotgun sequence:
- the LOC127849687 gene encoding uncharacterized protein LOC127849687 — protein sequence MNTSLCRLELAYRGVTKNQPIIQKCELLLLNLYLFYKYNPLKRAILKSYFESLGEPPIVPRRVGGTRWQPHTKKALEHLLKGYKAIVQHLEQLQGSGEEKMVGSAKARNFLKALKDKRLVMWLHFLLDIVNCLSDVSLVIQANNCTVSDVWLELKSAKQSIASYIAYGEEFVEELVSLASPALEAAGSVPDKVMAEWVRLKNKLYSK from the exons ATGAACACTAGTCTGTGCAGGTTGGAGCTTGCATACAGAGGTGTTACAAAGAACCAACCCATCATTCAAAAGTGTGAATTGTTGCTGCTAAATCTATACCTTTTCTACAA GTACAATCCACTGAAAAGAGCTATCTTGAAGAGTTATTTCGAGAGCCTTGGAGAACCCCCTATTGTGCCAAGAAGAGTGGGTGGCACAAGATGGCAACCGCATACAAAGAAGGCGTTGGAACACCTCTTAAAGGGTTACAAAGCCATTGTTCAGCATCTGGAACAA CTACAAGGCTCGGGAGAAGAGAAAATGGTGGGAAGTGCTAAGGCTAGAAACTTTTTGAAGGCACTAAAAGACAAACGCCTGGTTATGTGGCTCCATTTTCTGCTGGACATAGTAAACTGCCTATCTGACGTGTCCTTGGTCATACAGGCAAACAACTGTACAGTCTCTGATGTGTGGCTCGAGTTAAAGAGCGCAAAACAAAGTATTGCCAGCTATATTG CTTATGGAGAAGAATTTGTTGAGGAGCTTGTTTCCCTTGCCAGTCCAGCACTTGAAGCAGCTGGATCAGTGCCTGATAAAGTTATGGCAGAGTGGGTCAGACTAAAGAACAAGTTGTACAGTAAGTAG